A stretch of DNA from Candidatus Tiamatella incendiivivens:
CAGTACTAGAATCGAAGGGATAAGGTGTACCGTCTTTTCCTCCTACTGCATAAGTGTACTTATAAGGCTCAATGAGATGTGTTACATTATCTTTGTCAGGAGAAGGTACATTATAAATTAGATCCGATATTAATGCCAATGCTCGTATAGCAACCGGCCCAGCTCCTCTTACTAAAGCCAATTCTTCCGGGTCACGTGGCTGATAATTGTACAGCATTTCCAGGGATTTCACGAGTTGTTTGTTGGGTTTGACAGGTATATAGTATCCCTTCTTACTTCGTTTTTGAATAGCTGTTCCAGTGTTTATGTAGTCAAGTATGGTCGGGCGGATGAGGGAGTTTGCTTCATTTACTTGGTTTAATATTTTCCCAGGCGGATCTTTAGACAGATCTGTTATAAACCTTAATGGCTCTAAGGCTTCTTTTACAGAAAGATTCAGAGTTACCCTAGTTTCAGGTATACCTGCTATTCCACTGTGTATGTTATGTATTAGTAATTGATCGATGTGATATCTTCTAGCCATTCTTTCCTTCTTACTCATTCCCTGTTGAACTAC
This window harbors:
- a CDS encoding DUF763 domain-containing protein; translated protein: MTGIADLPLHSGHVPRWMLKLMRELARNILDVIILEFGPDTILEGLKDPLWFQAFNNVIGMDWDSSGSTTVLTGILKDLTWKNPELGFIVLGGKGSKGLKVPDEIKAVGELYNLSSKKMEDLKKASRLAAKADTAFFQDGYQLYHHTLIVSEAGSWIVVQQGMSKKERMARRYHIDQLLIHNIHSGIAGIPETRVTLNLSVKEALEPLRFITDLSKDPPGKILNQVNEANSLIRPTILDYINTGTAIQKRSKKGYYIPVKPNKQLVKSLEMLYNYQPRDPEELALVRGAGPVAIRALALISDLIYNVPSPDKDNVTHLIEPYKYTYAVGGKDGTPYPFDSST